One window from the genome of Leucoraja erinacea ecotype New England chromosome 16, Leri_hhj_1, whole genome shotgun sequence encodes:
- the LOC129704468 gene encoding hydroxyacyl-thioester dehydratase type 2, mitochondrial-like, protein MLEVTSSRSSCKIIGRMFISGPRMMLGIFRRTLNLGQWRAGGTVVLRDNFLRPVHIQAGEKAELTRVFTQNDVLAFSELTGDTNPLHLSTDYAQTHRFAKPVVHGALVGGLISALLATKIPGCILLSQELRFFTPLHTGEEVLATAEIVKIKMSIAWIAVSCVIKENNTVILKGEVRVMLPEDKGQNV, encoded by the coding sequence ATGTTGGAAGTAACTTCATCCAGATCGAGTTGTAAGATTATTGGAAGAATGTTTATCAGTGGTCCAAGAATGATGCTTGGTATATTTCGGAGAACATTGAACCTGGGTCAGTGGCGTGCAGGTGGCACTGTGGTGCTACGAGACAATTTTCTCAGGCCTGTGCATATTCAAGCTGGAGAGAAGGCTGAACTGACCAGAGTATTTACCCAGAATGATGTATTAGCATTTTCGGAATTAACAGGCGATACTAATCCACTTCACCTGAGCACGGATTATGCCCAAACGCACAGGTTTGCAAAGCCAGTTGTGCATGGTGCGTTGGTAGGTGGATTGATATCTGCACTTCTGGCAACCAAAATACCTGGCTGCATTCTTCTGTCACAAGAACTGCGTTTCTTCACCCCCCTGCACACGGGGGAAGAGGTCCTGGCTACTGCAGAGATCGTGAAAATAAAGATGTCCATCGCCTGGATCGCAGTGTCGTGTGTTATCAAAGAAAATAACACGGTCATTTTGAAAGGCGAGGTCAGGGTTATGCTGCCAGAAGATAAAGGTCAAAATGTGTAA
- the rpp14 gene encoding ribonuclease P protein subunit p14 — translation MWSPAGSGAYRRPGRTMSRPGVECRGSAAERRVHRNPSHYQYLKVGLECEPRGPGLRLSDAAFKQTIVAALRGLHGEIGAALPVDVLKFEERSLTAILRVRGSDLVKLWSALTLVASCKDKKCAFRIIQVSPFLLALAGNSREFLLD, via the exons ATGTGGAGCCCGGCCGGAAGTGGGGCCTACCGCAGGCCCGGCCGGACGATGAGCCGCCCGGGCGTCGAGTGCAGGGGCTCTGCCGCCGAGCGGCGCGTTCACCGCAACCCCTCCCACTACCAGTACCTGAAGGTCGGCCT GGAGTGCGAGCCCCGCGGCCCCGGGCTCCGGCTCAGCGACGCCGCCTTCAAGCAGACGATCGTGGCCGCCCTCAGGGGCTTGCACGGCGAG ATTGGAGCTGCCTTACCCGTTGACGTTCTAAAATTTGAAGAGCGATCATTGACGGCCATACTGAGGGTACGAGGAAG TGACCTTGTGAAGTTGTGGAGTGCATTGACCCTCGTGGCCTCTTGTAAAGATAAGAAGTGTGCTTTCAGAATCATTCAG GTCTCCCCATTTCTTCTTGCATTGGCAGGCAACAGCAGAGAATTTCTCTTGGATTGA